Proteins encoded in a region of the Rutidosis leptorrhynchoides isolate AG116_Rl617_1_P2 chromosome 9, CSIRO_AGI_Rlap_v1, whole genome shotgun sequence genome:
- the LOC139867927 gene encoding uncharacterized protein, which produces MSECVARESLQNFTKCIVVLYANDYMCKPTREDMERLYDVHEEKHDIPSMLGSIDCMHWVWEKCPVAWQGQFKRGDHSHPTIMLEAVVSPLFESMLNDNFPDIPYVINGVEYKRGYYLADEIYPQWASFVKAYSSAADPKMKAIQRIMYACIIMHNMIVEDNGFNISENNWVYELVQNMQTTWYDRCEEYKARTKELHDMEVHERLRGDLVEHVWAIRVQEEDEGEE; this is translated from the exons ATGTCGGAATGTGTAGCTCGTGAAAGTTTACAGAATTTTACGAAATGTATTGTTGTTTTATATGCAAATGATTATATGTGCAAGCCTACTCGTGAGGACATGGAACGTTTATACGATGTTCATGAGGAAAAGCATGACATTCCCAGCATGCTAGGTAGtatagattgtatgcattgggtTTGGGAAAAATGTCCGGTTGCATGGCAAGGCCAATTTAAGCGAGGAGATCATAGTCATCCAACTATTATGCTTGAAGCCGTTGTCTC CCCTTTGTTCGAATCGATGCTTAATGATAATTTCCCAGACATCCCTTATGTTATTAATGGTGTGGAGTACAAAAGAGGTTATTATTTAGCGGATGAGATTTACCCTCAATGGGCATCGTTTGTTAAAGCGTATTCGAGTGCAGCTGATCCCAAGA TGAAGGCTATTCAAAGAATTATGTATGCGTGTATCATAATGCATAACATGATAGTTGAAGATAATGGGTTCAACATTTCTGAGAATAATTGGGTGTATGAACTGGTTCAGAACATGCAAACTACTTGGTACGATAGATGTGAAGAGTATAAAGCCAGGACGAAGGAATTACACGATATGGAGGTGCATGAACGTTTACGAGGCGATTTAGTCGAACATGTTTGGGCTATTCGAGTTCAGGAGGAGGATGAGGGGGAAGAGTGA